The DNA sequence TTAGCGATTTTTAAAGACGGAATTATTCGTCATACCGCTGTAATTCCTTTTGGAGGAAATGTAATTACAGAAGACATCAAAGAAGGTTGTTCTATTATCGAAAAACAAGCAGAGCTTTTAAAAATAAAATTCGGATCAGCCTGGCCGGGAGAAAATAAAGACAATGAAATTGTTTCTATTCCGGGTTTAAGAGGCAGAGAGCCAAAAGAGATTTCGCTTAAAAACTTATCTAAAATCATCCATGCCCGTGTGGTGGAAATTGTAGAACAGGTTTTCGCAGAAATCAAAGCATACGGACACGAAGATCCTCGCAAGAAGTTAATCGCAGGAATTGTTCTTACAGGTGGTGGAGCTCAACTAAAACACATCAAGCAATTAGTAGAGTACATTACCGGAATGGATACCAGAATCGGATATCCTAATGAACATTTGGCAGGAAATTCAGGAGAAGAAATTTCAAGTCCATTGTTTGCAACTGCGGTAGGTTTGGTAATGAACAGCATTGAAAATAGTACACAAAGTGCTGTTAGAATGGAGTTTGTTAACGAGCAGCCAAAAGTAGTTTACAGAAATGTTGTTCCTCAGGCACAACAACAAATGCAACAGCAGGTACAACAACGATACGAAGTAGAAGAAAATTACGTTGAAAGAGCAGAGACTTTTGATGAGCCAAGAGAGATCAGGAACAACGTAAGTAAAGAAGAGTCTACGGAGACAAAAATAAGAAGATCATTTTTTGACCGATATGTCGATAAAATCAAAGATTTTTTAGACAACGCAGAGTAGTAAAAAGAAGAGGAATTACTTTTTGCCCCAAGTCAAGAAGTAAAAAATGTATTTAATAAGAATTTCAAAACCAAAAAGATGATGAGCAACTCAGAATTTGGAAGTATTTCATTTGATTTACCAAAAAATCAGTCAAATGTAATCAAAGTAATAGGTGTAGGTGGAGGCGGAAGTAATGCTATAAACCACATGTTTAAGCAAGGTATTAAAGGGGTAGATTTTATCGTTTGTAATACAGACTCACAAGCACTTCAAAATAGTGCTGTACCAACTAAAATCCAGTTAGGGGTAAATTTAACAGAAGGTCTTGGGGCAGGAGCAAATCCTGACGTAGGGCAACAATCTGCTATTGAAAGTATTTCCGACATTGAAAAAGTGTTAGAGCGTGGTACTAAGATGGTATTTATCACTGCCGGTATGGGTGGAGGAACGGGCACAGGAGCTGCTCCGGTAATTGCACAATTAGCAAAAGAAAGAGAAATTTTGACTGTTGGTATCGTAACGATTCCTTTTCAATTTGAAGGAAAAGTGCGCCAGGAGCAAGCGCTTTTAGGAATCGAAAAATTGCGTAAGCAGGTCGATTCGTTAATTGTAATTAATAATAATAAGTTAAGAGAAGTGTACGGAAATCTTGGTTTCAAAGCCGGATTCTCTAAAGCGGATGAAGTTTTGGCAACAGCCTCAAGAGGTATTGCTGAAGTAATTACGCACCACTATACTCAAAATATCGATTTACGTGATGCTAAAACTGTTTTGTCAAACAGTGGAACAGCTATCATGGGATCTTCTGTTGCCGAAGGGGAAAACAGAGCAAAAGATGCCATTATTTCAGCATTGGATTCTCCGTTGTTAAATGACAACAAAATTACAGGTGCCAAAAACGTATTGTTGCTTATCGTTTCTGGATCAGATGAGATTACACTTGATGAGATTGGAGAAATCAATGATCACATCCAGGCAGAAGCAGGATTTAATGCCAATATTATCATGGGAGTTGGTGAAGACGAAACTCTTGGTGAGGCTATTGCCGTTACAATCATTGCGACTGGTTTTGATGTGGAACAACAAAATGAAATTGTAAATACAGAACCTAAAAAAATCATTCATACGTTAGAAGATGAGCAAAGAAGTGTTCATAATTTAACGAATAAACCACTTACTTCATTTGATGTAAATGCAGAAACAGTTACAGCTAAAATAGAAGAGAAAATTGTTTTTGATCTGATGGAAGATACGGTTGCTCCCGTATTGCCTACACCGGTTGCAGTGGCTCCGGTAGCTCCGGCAATCAATCAGGAAGAATTGGTGGTAATGTCAGAGTTTATCAAAAATCTGGATGTAACTTTCGAAATCGTTTCGCCAATTACAGACATCGATTTTACGATTTCTGTTCCCGAAGTTCAGGCTTTTCAGGAAATAAAACCGGTTCAGCAAAGAGTTATTGAGAAAGAAGAACAAACTACTTTTTCATTCGACTTGCCTCTTTTCAGAGCAGAGCCGGAAGTGAGAAAAGAAGCGGTTGTAGAAGATAATAAGATTTTGTTTGAATTAACAAACGAAGCCCGTAATATGAAAGTTACCGAGCCGGTGCAATTTGTTCCGGTAACCGAACTTTCAGATAATGGAATCATCAAATATTCTCTAGAAGAATACATGGAGATGGAAAACGATTTGACGGCTTCTAAAGCAGTTCAAAAAGTAGTAGAAGATGTAGTTCCTGAAGAGTTGAATATCACGCTGAAACCAAGAGTTGATTTTGCTCAGGAGCAAGCTTTCACAACAACAGACTCCGTTTCTCCGATGGAATTAACAATCGAAGAGACTTTGCGTCTGAGAGCCGAAGAAAGAAGAAAGAAACTAAAAGAATTTAATTATAAATTCCATAATAATGTTTCTAGAATTGATGAACTTGAAAAAGAGCCTGCTTATAAAAGATTAGGTATCGATCTTTCAAATACACAATCAAATACAACGAATTCGAGGATTTCTGTTGGTACAGATAGTAATAATGATTTGCAGTTGCGTTCGAATAATTCATTCTTGCACGACAACGTAGATTAATTTTATATTCACAATAAATAGGATAACCCGAAAATTGGATTTAATTTTCGGGTTATTTTTTTTATCTTCGCACAGAATTTAGAAATTTGACTTTTAAAAGTAGTTTATAAAATGAATATCATCATCCTGAGCAAAGTCAAAGGTTGATTATAATGTAGAGGGCTTCGACTTCGCTCAGCCTGACATAAGTTATAAAAGTATACAAGTCATGAATAGATTATCAAGCATAATATCAATTTAATAAGCATTGCTTATTCAAATAAAAAAATAAGATGAGTTTACAAGTACAAATCATGGACGAGATCAAAACGGCCATGAGAGCAAAAGATACCGTAGCATTAGAAGCATTAAGAGCCATTAAATCTGAAATGTTATTGGCTGCAACTGCATCAGGTTCTAAAGAAGAATTAACAGCTGACGATGAAGTAAAATTACTTCAGAGATTAGTTAAAACTCGTAAAGAAAGTGCTAGAATTTTTACAGAACAAAACCGTCCTGATTTGGCTGAGCCTGAATTAGCACAAGTAGCTGTAATCGAAAAATTCTTACCGGCACAATTAAGTGAAGAAGAAGTAGAAGCTGTAGTAGCTAAAATTATCGCTGAAACCGGAGCTGCAGGAATTGCATCTATGGGGAAAGTTATGGGATTAGCTTCTGCACAATTAGGCGGAACTGCCGAAGGAAAAACAATCTCAGCAATCGTTAAAAAATTACTCGTGTAATTTTAAATTCCAAATTTTTTAAATTCCAAATTCCAAAATAAAAATTCCAATTGGAATTTGGAATTTCAAAAAATGATTTTTTTTTTTTTGACCACGTAGTTCAACTGGATAGAATATCAGATTTCGGCTCTGAGGGTTGGGGGTTCGAACCCCTCCGTGGTCACTAAATAGAATTTAACTGGGCGACCAGATTATGATGTTTGTCATAATCTGGTCGCCTTTAGTAATTTAGAGCTATGCCGAATAACATTGCTTACGTGTATAATGGGATTTACTGCCCAACAAACTGCCCATGATTTATGAGTGGGCAGTTATCCTATAAAATAAAGATAAAAGACGATTACGTTAGGTCGGACGGAACAGGTGCGTTATACATACAGTTGTTTTTTGAGTAACATTCAGAAAAGAATCTCGTTGCATTTGTCTGAAGTTTTGAAATATTTCGATAAGAAAAAACAGCGTGTGAAAGCTAGTCAGGAAAGTTTTAAAGATTACAATTTATTAATCGAGAAGAAATTGGCGGAAATCAATACAATAGAAATCAATTACAGATCGTCGGGCAGGACATTGAATATGGAGCTTCTAATTAATGAATTGGATTCAGGGAAAACGAAATGATTAGGCAAAAAGAAATTCTGAAAGATTGGTTTCATTTTATAAAATGAAACATACTTTAGAGGTGTATTCAACATTCTTTATTTTCTTAAATCTTAAATTTAGGGTTTACCTTAAACTTAAGCAAATATGAAATGTTTTAACTATTTATTTGTTGTCGCACTTACTTTATTCTTATCCGAAATAAGTAATGCACAGCAACCAGCAGCTAATCAAAATTGGCCGGACAGAACAACTCTACCAATCGAACCTTATCAAAAAGTTGGTAAAGTGGCACCTACTATAAAAGACTCAGATCCTATAGAATGGCCAAAAGAAGTTAGTGCTCCGGAAGGTGCTCCTAATGTTTTACTTATTATGATTGATGATGTTGGTTTTGGAGCCAGTTCTACATTTGGTGGTCCAATTCCAACGCCTAACTTTGACGATTTAGCAAAAAATGGTT is a window from the Flavobacterium cupriresistens genome containing:
- the ftsA gene encoding cell division protein FtsA produces the protein MEKDNIAVGLDIGTTKIVAMIGKKNEYGKLEILGIGKSKSLGVARGVVNNITQTIQSIQQAIVEAENNSGYKIKDVVVGIAGQHIRSIQHTDYISRNNPEEVIGENDIQLLIDQVNKLAMLPGEEIIHVLPQEFKIDGQSEIKEPIGMYGGRLESSFHVVVGQASSIRNVGRCIQSSGIELSGLTLEPLASADAVLSQEEKEAGVALIDIGGGTTDLAIFKDGIIRHTAVIPFGGNVITEDIKEGCSIIEKQAELLKIKFGSAWPGENKDNEIVSIPGLRGREPKEISLKNLSKIIHARVVEIVEQVFAEIKAYGHEDPRKKLIAGIVLTGGGAQLKHIKQLVEYITGMDTRIGYPNEHLAGNSGEEISSPLFATAVGLVMNSIENSTQSAVRMEFVNEQPKVVYRNVVPQAQQQMQQQVQQRYEVEENYVERAETFDEPREIRNNVSKEESTETKIRRSFFDRYVDKIKDFLDNAE
- the ftsZ gene encoding cell division protein FtsZ, with the protein product MMSNSEFGSISFDLPKNQSNVIKVIGVGGGGSNAINHMFKQGIKGVDFIVCNTDSQALQNSAVPTKIQLGVNLTEGLGAGANPDVGQQSAIESISDIEKVLERGTKMVFITAGMGGGTGTGAAPVIAQLAKEREILTVGIVTIPFQFEGKVRQEQALLGIEKLRKQVDSLIVINNNKLREVYGNLGFKAGFSKADEVLATASRGIAEVITHHYTQNIDLRDAKTVLSNSGTAIMGSSVAEGENRAKDAIISALDSPLLNDNKITGAKNVLLLIVSGSDEITLDEIGEINDHIQAEAGFNANIIMGVGEDETLGEAIAVTIIATGFDVEQQNEIVNTEPKKIIHTLEDEQRSVHNLTNKPLTSFDVNAETVTAKIEEKIVFDLMEDTVAPVLPTPVAVAPVAPAINQEELVVMSEFIKNLDVTFEIVSPITDIDFTISVPEVQAFQEIKPVQQRVIEKEEQTTFSFDLPLFRAEPEVRKEAVVEDNKILFELTNEARNMKVTEPVQFVPVTELSDNGIIKYSLEEYMEMENDLTASKAVQKVVEDVVPEELNITLKPRVDFAQEQAFTTTDSVSPMELTIEETLRLRAEERRKKLKEFNYKFHNNVSRIDELEKEPAYKRLGIDLSNTQSNTTNSRISVGTDSNNDLQLRSNNSFLHDNVD
- a CDS encoding GatB/YqeY domain-containing protein translates to MSLQVQIMDEIKTAMRAKDTVALEALRAIKSEMLLAATASGSKEELTADDEVKLLQRLVKTRKESARIFTEQNRPDLAEPELAQVAVIEKFLPAQLSEEEVEAVVAKIIAETGAAGIASMGKVMGLASAQLGGTAEGKTISAIVKKLLV